A region from the bacterium genome encodes:
- a CDS encoding response regulator: MKDKRVLVVDDEAAIVRLVALIVRELGCQVDTAGNGAEALQKIRQTKPDAAIVDLIMPVMTGEELIQEIQGDPDLADIAIILLSTRQSARGYKRDAFPLIPKPFEPAQVKQTLRDVLGEG, from the coding sequence ATGAAGGACAAGCGCGTCCTGGTTGTAGATGACGAGGCGGCCATTGTCAGGTTGGTGGCGCTGATCGTGCGCGAGTTGGGGTGCCAGGTGGACACAGCCGGCAATGGCGCCGAAGCGCTCCAGAAGATCAGGCAGACGAAGCCTGACGCCGCCATCGTGGACTTGATCATGCCGGTGATGACGGGTGAGGAGCTGATCCAGGAGATCCAGGGCGACCCGGATCTCGCGGATATCGCGATCATCCTGCTGAGCACCCGGCAGAGCGCCCGGGGCTACAAGAGGGATGCGTTCCCACTGATCCCCAAGCCGTTTGAGCCGGCTCAGGTCAAGCAGACTCTGCGGGATGTGCTGGGCGAAGGGTAG
- a CDS encoding response regulator: MAKPVVLIVEDERPIATLLAKLVEGCGADTAVAYNGSEALRWMMDRRPDLVLLDLIMPLVSGEEVLEQMASDPHLATVPVIVITTRDMMPETAHREHLFIQKPFAPAEVRQHVCKALKLTPPAN; this comes from the coding sequence ATGGCCAAGCCGGTAGTGCTCATCGTCGAAGACGAGCGTCCCATTGCGACTCTGTTGGCGAAGCTGGTCGAGGGGTGCGGCGCGGACACCGCCGTCGCCTACAACGGCAGCGAGGCGCTGCGGTGGATGATGGATCGGCGCCCCGACCTGGTGCTGCTCGACCTCATCATGCCCCTGGTGAGCGGGGAGGAAGTGCTGGAGCAGATGGCCAGCGACCCGCACCTCGCCACGGTGCCGGTCATCGTCATCACGACCAGGGACATGATGCCCGAGACCGCGCACCGGGAGCATCTCTTCATCCAGAAACCCTTTGCGCCGGCGGAAGTCAGACAGCACGTGTGTAAGGCGCTCAAGCTGACGCCTCCCGCGAACTGA